One window from the genome of uncultured Fibrobacter sp. encodes:
- the pta gene encoding phosphate acetyltransferase has product MNRVYLVVTAASSMAAKVQEVKDAAAQAGLVVGSYNPLSLVAAADAAAEIKAGKTATLMEKICADFLQQGFDSVDAVVVEGATGMSDVVAQSFNDSLATALDAKIYSDSEDADLFCPCRLLKCGKCLAADLAAEPAERKTSQAMFRAGLLLKASKAKKRIVLPEGSEPRTVQAAKLVIDRKIAVPVLIGKKDEILAVAKEQGVQLPADIEIIEPSAELAEKYVPTLVELRKSKGMTEDQARAALADNVMLGTMMLKMGEVDGLVSGAIHSTADTLRPALQVIKCAPGVKSVSSVFFMCMPGKTYIYGDCAINLNPTAEELAGIAMQCDDTAKAFGLPSRVAMLSYSTMNSGKGPDADLVREATKIVKEARPEMLVDGPLQYDAATVPSVGSLKAPGSTVAGKATVFVFPSLSAGNIGYKAVQRSAHGTIAIGPMLQGLAKPVNDLSRGALVEDIVYTIALTAVQAG; this is encoded by the coding sequence ATGAATCGAGTTTACCTAGTCGTGACGGCCGCTTCTAGCATGGCCGCCAAGGTCCAAGAAGTCAAGGATGCCGCCGCCCAGGCTGGCCTGGTGGTGGGTTCCTACAATCCGCTTTCCCTCGTGGCCGCCGCCGATGCCGCTGCCGAAATCAAGGCCGGCAAGACTGCCACCCTCATGGAAAAGATTTGCGCCGACTTCTTGCAGCAAGGCTTTGATTCCGTGGACGCCGTCGTGGTGGAAGGCGCCACCGGCATGAGCGACGTGGTCGCCCAGAGCTTCAACGACTCCCTCGCGACCGCCTTGGATGCGAAAATCTATTCCGACAGCGAAGACGCCGACCTGTTCTGCCCGTGCCGCCTGCTCAAGTGCGGGAAGTGCCTTGCCGCCGACCTCGCCGCCGAGCCCGCCGAACGCAAGACGAGCCAGGCCATGTTCCGCGCCGGCCTCCTCCTCAAGGCCTCCAAGGCCAAGAAGCGCATCGTGCTCCCCGAAGGCTCCGAACCGCGTACCGTGCAGGCCGCAAAGCTCGTGATCGACCGCAAGATTGCCGTGCCGGTCCTCATCGGCAAGAAGGACGAAATCCTCGCCGTTGCCAAGGAACAGGGCGTTCAGCTCCCCGCCGACATCGAAATCATCGAACCCTCTGCCGAACTTGCCGAAAAGTACGTACCGACCCTCGTGGAACTCCGCAAGTCCAAGGGCATGACCGAAGACCAGGCCCGCGCTGCCCTCGCCGACAACGTGATGCTTGGTACCATGATGCTTAAGATGGGCGAAGTGGACGGCCTCGTCTCCGGCGCTATCCACTCCACTGCCGACACGCTCCGTCCGGCCCTGCAGGTGATCAAGTGCGCCCCGGGCGTGAAGTCCGTGAGCTCCGTGTTCTTCATGTGTATGCCCGGTAAGACGTACATCTACGGCGACTGCGCCATCAACCTGAACCCCACCGCCGAAGAACTTGCAGGAATCGCCATGCAGTGCGACGACACGGCCAAGGCCTTTGGCCTGCCGAGTCGCGTGGCCATGCTGAGCTACAGCACCATGAATAGCGGCAAGGGTCCCGATGCCGACCTCGTGCGCGAGGCCACCAAGATTGTGAAGGAAGCCCGCCCCGAGATGCTCGTGGACGGCCCGCTCCAGTACGATGCGGCGACCGTGCCCAGTGTCGGGTCCCTGAAGGCCCCCGGCAGCACCGTCGCCGGCAAGGCGACCGTGTTCGTGTTCCCGAGCCTCTCTGCCGGTAACATCGGCTACAAGGCCGTGCAGCGCAGCGCCCATGGCACCATCGCCATTGGCCCGATGCTCCAGGGCCTCGCCAAGCCCGTGAACGACCTCAGCCGTGGCGCCCTCGTTGAAGACATCGTCTACACGATTGCGCTCACCGCCGTGCAGGCCGGGTAA
- a CDS encoding fibro-slime domain-containing protein — translation MKNKLLFGIALCLGLCSMASAQFGGPGGRNNGQTTEEPAADRGGAGTEADDPAETTTPTRPGGNTGRQTSNTVTIRFMTPWTNSSAIMHAGNATDSMKLVKNYCGWFESKVPAPGEGQSAQIYFTQTLGGTPYGAGGLNNTDPISLDSILATGATTVWIKPVPFPNGTPTLYSDFPTGSLGVCTKKLPVMVFDWYHGENGDGGVRTSTRTNRDSTVTTTTTYGNGAKDQDPTLGPLYATSNDFGSGGCGRRTAGMVEPVLGPNGVPVRAAVFPESCQLTEHINNWFLPQVVAHDAAGKEYTNATCREIELEMDENGMWLGQRDKNSPAGGLFLLDDFQFLDPAETVKNPFYDNLSGQGARGGKHNFGFTMKIQAQFEYVPGQYFSFFGDDDVWVFINNRLVVDIGGQHAQEEGAVDLDTLGLTPGVTYPFHIFYAERHIYESNFKMLTSIDLQTEASLLLNDLSTDERNLQYDIWQIVREQQLSCDFSNTMQTKDTTRAPSNFNLTGGNLPANGVYLDSAGTWYGGIIINKDMSGFKVNVDAIKEARALAPGQYCVRFTLQADPTQGDEVWFEVDAYALPTVVFADEKWKILGSNLNSQVTPIGEWAFQKYQVNVQYEEEWAAEYNDEILYINATDELISVVDEAGNPISFITLTAGKGTFYIIGKGEVVNATLMVRGAASANTAAWTNINLKLPPVPLVDYAIMYDRDGDGRADSLYVKYTKELMGKSKIDSLQFTFGDQFPVRTTYNRAGDSALVLVADNGGFGSAVFTGTNDTLYHGIIETWFTFSDNGGKSVFPVTGDIIDRVNPIITSAEVEITDHNTNLVITFSEGIADSSKGYYLDMFYYKCWRAGSLKDPISPMSVRAVKPNIWKLPFNGGLNDVVPAVGDSIRLVPGNAPLYITGTNVAYDLSGTTPHLLNPWVRITGDQEVQVTSAPVASVSADNELTRAIVTNKEATVPQLITDLTKDVKEIVNEYGVQGHLIGFDMAQLAQNENAAVVADIDKGKLTVDILRQIENKEISLKKAKKTYGLSDATVNAIKEGTLNSNNFAGVKNGTVKVMSKDNITLHYETTYFTSLGHYVNGESGTIACADTIYNGDCLNNGGNLFLAWNMRATDNRLVATGVYIARLQIKVKAGKKVISEMTRDMLWGVRRGKVNALDLDIK, via the coding sequence ATGAAGAATAAACTTCTATTCGGTATTGCCCTATGCTTAGGGCTGTGTTCCATGGCCTCCGCGCAATTTGGAGGTCCTGGAGGGCGAAACAACGGGCAGACCACCGAAGAACCGGCGGCCGATCGGGGCGGTGCAGGCACTGAAGCCGACGACCCAGCTGAAACCACCACGCCTACGCGTCCTGGTGGCAACACGGGCCGTCAGACCTCCAATACCGTTACCATCCGTTTCATGACCCCGTGGACGAACTCCTCGGCCATCATGCACGCAGGCAACGCCACCGACTCGATGAAACTCGTCAAGAACTATTGCGGTTGGTTCGAGTCCAAGGTCCCCGCCCCCGGCGAGGGCCAGAGCGCACAGATTTACTTCACCCAGACCCTGGGCGGAACACCCTACGGCGCGGGCGGTCTCAACAACACCGACCCCATCTCGCTCGATAGTATCCTCGCTACCGGTGCAACGACCGTCTGGATTAAGCCGGTCCCGTTCCCGAATGGTACCCCCACCCTCTACAGCGACTTCCCCACTGGCTCCCTGGGTGTTTGCACCAAGAAGCTCCCCGTCATGGTGTTCGACTGGTATCACGGTGAAAATGGCGATGGAGGCGTCAGGACATCAACAAGAACTAATAGAGACTCCACAGTCACAACAACAACAACGTATGGCAATGGCGCCAAGGACCAGGACCCAACCCTCGGCCCCCTCTACGCCACTAGCAATGACTTTGGTTCCGGTGGCTGCGGTCGCCGTACCGCCGGCATGGTCGAACCCGTTCTCGGCCCGAACGGAGTCCCCGTCCGTGCTGCCGTGTTCCCCGAAAGCTGCCAGCTGACCGAACATATCAACAACTGGTTCCTGCCGCAGGTGGTGGCGCACGATGCTGCGGGCAAGGAGTACACGAACGCGACTTGCCGCGAAATCGAACTCGAAATGGACGAAAACGGCATGTGGCTCGGACAGAGAGACAAGAACAGCCCCGCAGGCGGACTCTTCCTGCTCGACGACTTCCAGTTCCTAGACCCAGCTGAAACAGTCAAAAACCCCTTCTACGACAACCTGAGCGGACAAGGCGCCAGGGGCGGCAAGCATAATTTCGGCTTCACCATGAAAATCCAGGCCCAGTTCGAATATGTTCCCGGTCAGTACTTCTCGTTCTTCGGCGATGACGACGTGTGGGTGTTCATCAACAACCGCCTCGTCGTGGATATCGGTGGTCAGCACGCACAAGAAGAAGGTGCAGTCGACCTTGACACCCTAGGCCTCACTCCCGGTGTGACCTACCCGTTCCACATTTTCTATGCTGAACGCCACATTTACGAATCCAACTTCAAGATGCTCACCTCCATCGACCTCCAGACGGAAGCGAGCCTGCTCCTGAACGACCTCTCTACAGACGAACGTAACCTCCAGTACGACATTTGGCAGATTGTCCGCGAACAGCAGCTCTCCTGCGACTTCTCGAACACCATGCAGACCAAGGATACCACGAGAGCGCCGTCTAACTTCAACCTGACCGGTGGTAACCTCCCGGCCAATGGCGTGTACCTTGACTCCGCAGGCACCTGGTACGGCGGCATCATCATCAACAAGGATATGTCTGGCTTCAAGGTGAATGTCGACGCCATCAAGGAAGCTCGTGCCCTTGCTCCGGGCCAGTACTGTGTTCGCTTTACCCTCCAGGCCGACCCGACCCAGGGTGACGAAGTCTGGTTCGAAGTGGATGCCTACGCACTCCCGACCGTGGTATTCGCCGACGAAAAGTGGAAAATCCTCGGCAGCAACCTGAACAGCCAGGTGACCCCGATTGGCGAATGGGCTTTCCAGAAGTATCAAGTCAACGTCCAGTACGAAGAAGAATGGGCAGCAGAATACAACGACGAAATTCTCTACATCAACGCAACAGATGAGCTGATCAGTGTCGTTGACGAAGCTGGTAACCCGATTTCCTTCATCACGCTCACAGCAGGCAAGGGAACCTTCTATATCATCGGTAAGGGCGAAGTCGTGAACGCCACCTTGATGGTCAGGGGCGCCGCCTCTGCCAATACCGCCGCCTGGACAAACATCAACCTCAAGCTCCCGCCCGTACCGCTTGTTGACTACGCCATCATGTACGACCGCGACGGTGATGGACGTGCCGATAGCCTTTATGTCAAGTACACGAAGGAACTCATGGGCAAGAGCAAGATTGACTCGCTGCAGTTCACCTTCGGCGACCAGTTCCCGGTACGCACCACGTATAACCGTGCCGGAGACTCGGCCCTCGTTCTCGTCGCCGACAACGGCGGATTCGGAAGCGCCGTGTTCACAGGCACCAACGACACGCTTTACCATGGCATAATCGAGACCTGGTTCACCTTCTCCGATAACGGCGGCAAATCGGTATTCCCGGTTACCGGCGACATCATCGACCGTGTGAACCCGATTATCACCTCTGCCGAAGTTGAAATCACGGACCACAACACGAACCTGGTCATTACCTTCAGCGAAGGCATCGCCGACAGCAGCAAGGGCTACTACCTGGATATGTTCTATTACAAGTGCTGGCGTGCTGGCTCGTTGAAGGACCCCATCAGTCCGATGTCTGTGAGAGCCGTGAAGCCGAATATTTGGAAACTGCCATTCAACGGCGGCTTGAACGATGTCGTCCCGGCTGTGGGTGACTCCATCCGCCTTGTTCCTGGCAATGCTCCCTTGTACATCACTGGCACCAACGTAGCTTACGACTTGTCCGGAACTACGCCGCACTTGCTCAACCCCTGGGTCCGCATCACCGGCGACCAGGAAGTCCAAGTGACTAGCGCTCCGGTCGCATCGGTCAGCGCCGATAACGAATTGACCCGTGCAATCGTCACGAACAAAGAAGCAACGGTGCCCCAGCTGATTACGGATCTGACCAAGGACGTGAAGGAAATTGTCAACGAATACGGCGTGCAGGGCCACCTCATCGGCTTTGACATGGCGCAGCTCGCCCAGAACGAGAACGCGGCCGTCGTTGCCGATATCGACAAGGGCAAGCTCACGGTTGACATCCTCCGTCAGATTGAAAACAAGGAAATTTCCCTCAAGAAGGCAAAGAAGACTTACGGTTTGAGCGATGCTACCGTGAATGCCATCAAGGAAGGTACGCTCAACTCGAACAACTTTGCTGGAGTCAAGAACGGCACCGTGAAGGTGATGAGCAAGGACAATATCACGCTCCACTACGAGACGACCTACTTTACGAGTCTCGGCCACTATGTGAACGGCGAATCCGGCACAATCGCCTGCGCCGACACAATCTATAACGGTGACTGCTTGAACAACGGCGGCAACCTGTTCCTCGCCTGGAACATGAGAGCAACCGACAACCGCCTTGTCGCAACTGGCGTGTACATCGCCCGTCTGCAAATCAAGGTGAAGGCCGGCAAGAAGGTCATCTCCGAGATGACGCGTGACATGCTCTGGGGCGTACGCCGCGGCAAGGTCAATGCGCTCGACCTGGACATCAAGTAA
- a CDS encoding Rne/Rng family ribonuclease: MANKCKRGILISKTPYEKRIAIMEDGELVELVVEGVSSNRVLGNIYKGVVQKVLPALKAAFIDIGLEKAGFLHQDDAMDRNELLRREYGDDDDEGGPSKEISIDELLKEGQEIMVQVVKEPISTKGARLTTHLSFAGRFLVCMPGTNFIGVSKRERDPAKRREFKKVVRRLKGRDVGYIVRTNGLNESEFEINKQMRELESKWEQTKYNFENQPAETCIYEESDSIEQTVREYFSDNTDYVYIDNRDEYFALREYLKVLSPDKLDKVKLWSSSESLFEYFKIENDYARSLQRQVPLPRGGNLVIEQTEALVSIDVNTGPKVHGKDQSKIILETNIDACHEIAKQLRLRDVGGLIIIDFIDMETDADREAVYQEFRKAIRRDKAPISPAPISQFGLMEVTRKRVRVNLMTEKTERCPVCNGGGRIATLESTLGMIDRWMARAKAKGKLREVTLVVSPAVVDVLCRDLNRMFNYLEYKHNMKISLVEDESAHVNQFWMYDKNNEDITDLYNFV, from the coding sequence ATGGCAAATAAGTGTAAGCGCGGAATCTTGATTAGCAAAACACCTTACGAGAAGCGTATCGCCATAATGGAAGACGGCGAACTCGTTGAACTAGTTGTTGAAGGTGTTTCGTCTAACCGAGTTCTGGGCAATATATATAAGGGCGTTGTCCAGAAGGTGCTCCCCGCACTCAAGGCCGCCTTCATCGACATCGGCCTTGAAAAGGCCGGCTTCCTGCACCAGGACGATGCGATGGACAGAAACGAGCTCCTCCGCCGCGAGTACGGCGACGACGACGACGAGGGGGGACCGTCCAAGGAAATTTCCATCGACGAACTGCTCAAGGAAGGCCAGGAAATCATGGTCCAGGTTGTCAAGGAACCGATCAGCACCAAGGGTGCCCGTCTGACGACGCACCTGAGCTTTGCAGGCCGTTTCCTCGTTTGCATGCCTGGCACCAACTTTATCGGCGTTTCGAAGCGCGAACGCGATCCGGCAAAGCGCCGCGAGTTCAAGAAGGTGGTCCGCCGCCTCAAGGGCCGCGACGTGGGCTATATCGTGCGTACCAACGGTTTGAACGAGTCCGAATTCGAAATCAACAAGCAGATGCGCGAACTCGAAAGCAAGTGGGAACAGACGAAGTACAACTTCGAAAACCAGCCTGCCGAAACCTGCATCTACGAAGAATCCGATTCTATTGAACAGACCGTCCGCGAATACTTCAGCGATAATACCGACTACGTGTATATCGACAACCGCGACGAATATTTTGCCCTCCGCGAATACCTCAAGGTGCTCTCGCCGGACAAGCTCGACAAGGTGAAACTCTGGAGCAGCAGCGAAAGCCTGTTCGAATACTTCAAGATCGAGAACGACTATGCGCGCTCCCTGCAACGCCAGGTCCCGCTGCCGCGCGGTGGTAACCTCGTGATCGAGCAGACCGAGGCGCTCGTGTCTATCGACGTGAACACCGGACCGAAGGTTCACGGCAAGGACCAGAGCAAGATCATCCTCGAAACAAACATCGACGCTTGCCACGAAATCGCAAAGCAGCTCCGCTTGCGCGATGTGGGCGGCCTCATCATCATCGACTTCATCGACATGGAGACCGATGCCGACCGCGAGGCCGTGTACCAGGAATTCCGCAAAGCTATCCGCCGCGACAAGGCGCCTATCAGCCCGGCCCCCATCAGCCAGTTCGGCCTCATGGAAGTCACTCGCAAGCGCGTCCGCGTGAACCTGATGACCGAGAAGACGGAACGCTGCCCGGTGTGCAACGGCGGTGGACGTATCGCTACGCTGGAATCCACGCTCGGCATGATCGACCGCTGGATGGCGCGTGCGAAGGCGAAGGGCAAGCTGCGCGAGGTGACCCTCGTGGTGAGCCCTGCCGTGGTGGACGTGCTCTGCCGCGACCTCAACCGCATGTTCAACTACCTGGAATACAAGCACAACATGAAGATTTCTCTCGTGGAAGACGAAAGCGCCCACGTGAACCAGTTCTGGATGTACGACAAGAACAACGAAGACATCACGGACTTGTACAACTTCGTGTAA